A genome region from Manihot esculenta cultivar AM560-2 chromosome 5, M.esculenta_v8, whole genome shotgun sequence includes the following:
- the LOC110615056 gene encoding cytochrome P450 85A1 isoform X2 yields the protein MATLVLAAGLFLGFCFFLAMFLKWNEIRYTRKGLPPGTMGWPILGETTEFLRYGPDFMKNQRARYGSLFKSHILGCPTIISMDPELNRYILLNESKGLVAGYPQSMLDILGKCNIAAVHGSTHKYIRGSLLSLVGPSMIKDHLLPKIDKSIRCFLCNWQGKIIDIQEKTNEILEKESDSMYEIFKPEFDKLLAGTLSVPINIPGSNYHYGFQGRKRIIKILSEIIKERRASSITHDDILDHLLRNEGSKFHLSDEEILDQIIAILYSGYETVSSTTMMAIKYLHDHPDALQQVREEHLAIRDRKKPGDNIVWDDYKSMSFTRAVILETSRLATVVNGLLRKTTQDIELNGFIIPKGWRIYVYTREINYDPLLYPEPLTFNPQRWLDKSLESHNYCFLFGRGSRLCPGKELGIVIISTFLHYFVTQYRWEEVGGDEILEFPRVEAPNGLHIRVSEL from the exons ATGGCAACGCTGGTGTTGGCTGCTGGTCTGTTTTTGGGATTTTGCTTTTTTTTGGCCATGTTCTTGAAATGGAATGAGATCAGGTATACAAGAAAAGGGTTGCCTCCAGGGACAATGGGCTGGCCAATTTTGGGAGAGACCACTGAGTTCCTCAGATATGGACCTGATTTCATGAAAAATCAGAGAGCAAG GTATGGCAGTTTATTTAAGTCGCATATTCTGGGGTGTCCTACGATTATTTCCATGGATCCAGAGCTCAACAGATACATTCTGTTGAATGAAAGCAAAGGGCTTGTTGCTGGCTACCCACAATCCATGCTAGATATATTAGGCAAATGCAACATTGCTGCTGTGCATGGTTCTACTCACAAATACATTAGAGGGTCACTTCTGTCTCTGGTTGGTCCTTCCATGATCAAAGATCATCTTTTGCCGAAAATCGACAAGTCTATCAGGTGTTTTCTTTGCAATTGGCAAGGCAAAATCATTGATATCCAAGAAAAAACCAATGag ATCCTGGAAAAAGAATCGGATTCCATGTATGAGATATTCAAACCGGAGTTTGATAAGCTACTGGCAGGGACATTGTCAGTCCCGATCAACATTCCAGGCTCAAATTATCATTATGGTTTCCAG GGAAGAAAAAGGATCATCAAAATCTTGAGTGAAATCATTAAGGAGAGAAGAGCTTCCTCAATAACCCATGATGACATTCTTGATCACCTTCTAAGAAATGAAGGCTCAAAATTCCATTTGAGTGATGAAGAGATACTTGATCAGATTATTGCAATTCTGTATTCAGGTTATGAAACTGTATCATCTACTACAATGATGGCCATCAAGTATCTCCATGACCACCCTGATGCTCTTCAACAAGTTAGA GAAGAGCACTTAGCGATTCGTGACAGGAAAAAACCAGGGGATAACATTGTCTGGGATGACTACAAGTCCATGAGTTTCACTCGAGCT GTGATTCTTGAAACATCAAGATTGGCTACAGTTGTAAATGGGCTACTAAGAAAGACGACACAAGACATTGAACTGAACG GGTTTATCATTCCAAAAGGATGGAGAATATATGTTTATACAAGGGAGATAAACTATGATCCATTGCTCTATCCGGAGCCTTTAACTTTCAATCCACAGAGATGGctg GATAAGAGCTTGGAGTCTCACAACTATTgtttcttgtttggaagaggaaGCAGGCTCTGCCCTGGAAAGGAACTGGGGATTGTTATAATTTCTACATTCCTTCACTATTTTGTCACACAGTACAG ATGGGAGGAAGTTGGGGGAGATGAGATTCTGGAATTTCCTAGAGTTGAAGCACCGAATGGTCTGCATATAAGGGTGTCTGAGCTCTGA
- the LOC110615056 gene encoding cytochrome P450 85A1 isoform X1, which yields MATLVLAAGLFLGFCFFLAMFLKWNEIRYTRKGLPPGTMGWPILGETTEFLRYGPDFMKNQRARYGSLFKSHILGCPTIISMDPELNRYILLNESKGLVAGYPQSMLDILGKCNIAAVHGSTHKYIRGSLLSLVGPSMIKDHLLPKIDKSIRCFLCNWQGKIIDIQEKTNEMALFISFKQILEKESDSMYEIFKPEFDKLLAGTLSVPINIPGSNYHYGFQGRKRIIKILSEIIKERRASSITHDDILDHLLRNEGSKFHLSDEEILDQIIAILYSGYETVSSTTMMAIKYLHDHPDALQQVREEHLAIRDRKKPGDNIVWDDYKSMSFTRAVILETSRLATVVNGLLRKTTQDIELNGFIIPKGWRIYVYTREINYDPLLYPEPLTFNPQRWLDKSLESHNYCFLFGRGSRLCPGKELGIVIISTFLHYFVTQYRWEEVGGDEILEFPRVEAPNGLHIRVSEL from the exons ATGGCAACGCTGGTGTTGGCTGCTGGTCTGTTTTTGGGATTTTGCTTTTTTTTGGCCATGTTCTTGAAATGGAATGAGATCAGGTATACAAGAAAAGGGTTGCCTCCAGGGACAATGGGCTGGCCAATTTTGGGAGAGACCACTGAGTTCCTCAGATATGGACCTGATTTCATGAAAAATCAGAGAGCAAG GTATGGCAGTTTATTTAAGTCGCATATTCTGGGGTGTCCTACGATTATTTCCATGGATCCAGAGCTCAACAGATACATTCTGTTGAATGAAAGCAAAGGGCTTGTTGCTGGCTACCCACAATCCATGCTAGATATATTAGGCAAATGCAACATTGCTGCTGTGCATGGTTCTACTCACAAATACATTAGAGGGTCACTTCTGTCTCTGGTTGGTCCTTCCATGATCAAAGATCATCTTTTGCCGAAAATCGACAAGTCTATCAGGTGTTTTCTTTGCAATTGGCAAGGCAAAATCATTGATATCCAAGAAAAAACCAATGag ATGGCATTGTTCATATCCTTTAAGCAGATCCTGGAAAAAGAATCGGATTCCATGTATGAGATATTCAAACCGGAGTTTGATAAGCTACTGGCAGGGACATTGTCAGTCCCGATCAACATTCCAGGCTCAAATTATCATTATGGTTTCCAG GGAAGAAAAAGGATCATCAAAATCTTGAGTGAAATCATTAAGGAGAGAAGAGCTTCCTCAATAACCCATGATGACATTCTTGATCACCTTCTAAGAAATGAAGGCTCAAAATTCCATTTGAGTGATGAAGAGATACTTGATCAGATTATTGCAATTCTGTATTCAGGTTATGAAACTGTATCATCTACTACAATGATGGCCATCAAGTATCTCCATGACCACCCTGATGCTCTTCAACAAGTTAGA GAAGAGCACTTAGCGATTCGTGACAGGAAAAAACCAGGGGATAACATTGTCTGGGATGACTACAAGTCCATGAGTTTCACTCGAGCT GTGATTCTTGAAACATCAAGATTGGCTACAGTTGTAAATGGGCTACTAAGAAAGACGACACAAGACATTGAACTGAACG GGTTTATCATTCCAAAAGGATGGAGAATATATGTTTATACAAGGGAGATAAACTATGATCCATTGCTCTATCCGGAGCCTTTAACTTTCAATCCACAGAGATGGctg GATAAGAGCTTGGAGTCTCACAACTATTgtttcttgtttggaagaggaaGCAGGCTCTGCCCTGGAAAGGAACTGGGGATTGTTATAATTTCTACATTCCTTCACTATTTTGTCACACAGTACAG ATGGGAGGAAGTTGGGGGAGATGAGATTCTGGAATTTCCTAGAGTTGAAGCACCGAATGGTCTGCATATAAGGGTGTCTGAGCTCTGA